The Anolis sagrei isolate rAnoSag1 chromosome Y, rAnoSag1.mat, whole genome shotgun sequence genome contains a region encoding:
- the LOC132780622 gene encoding alpha-tectorin-like: protein MKICLTVLLLLVGSALPSPVREDLPNGDVMYPYGEAEGDQKTPIDDDGTSPEIHMSKPFEYFGKNYTSCYVNNNGVVSFDEPVAGYTPKGIPLADGKAFVAPYWGDVNNELGGDVWYRQTKDPATLNRQRRDTATLNQQTKDLATLNRITKDINMYFPDSHFNADWAMIATWHHVAYYGSRSNKTNTFQCILTRDKEKAFVILNYGDIQWTTGTASGGNSKTGLGGTPAQAGFNTGDNENYYSIPGSRSAHILNIINTSNVGVEGCWAFQVNNFTATGVSEELQKLIPPVEPEPEPEPEAPVEEEPQSPEEEPQTPMEEPQSPEEEPQTPMEEPQSPEEEPQTPMEEPQSPEEEPQIPMEEPQSPEEEPQTPIEEPQAPEEKPQTTVEEPSAPVEEPPASVEEEPEDPFVEEEPEDSLYDDDDDYYYDDDEDYKTISEEPNFKWTLTMS from the exons GAGATGTTATGTATCCCTATGGGGAAGCTGAAGGAGATCAGAAGACCCCCATAGATGATGATGGGACATCACCAGAAATTCATATGTCAAAGCCTTTTGAGTACTTTGGCAAGAACTATACCAGCTGTTAT GTTAACAACAATGGTGTGGTTTCCTTTGATGAACCTGTCGCTGGATATACTCCCAAAGGTATCCCTCTGGCAGATGGAAAGGCTTTTGTTGCCCCATACTGGGGAGATGTCAACAATGAGCTAGGGGGAGATGTCTGGTATCGACAGACAAAAGACCCAGCAACTTTAAATCGACAGAGAAGAGACACAGCAACCTTAAATCAACAGACAAAAGACTTGGCAACCTTAAATCGTATCACCAAGGACATCAATATGTATTTTCCTGATTCTCATTTCAATGCCGATTGGGCTATGATTGCCACCTGGCATCATGTGGCCTATTATGGAAGTCGTTCCAATAAG ACAAACACCTTCCAGTGTATCTTAACACGGGACAAGGAAAAGGCCTTTGTTATACTCAACTATGGTGACATACAATGGACCACTGGTACAGCAAGTGGTGGAAATAGCAAGACAGGTCTGGGAGGAACCCCAGCACAG GCTGGATTCAACACTGGTGATAATGAAAACTACTATAGTATCCCTGGTTCCCGCTCTGCACATATTCTCAACATTATTAACACTAGCAATGTGGGGGTTGAAGGATGCTGGGCATTCCAGGTGAATAATTTCACGGCGACTGGAGTTTCTGAAGAGCTTCAGAAATTAATACCCCCTGTAGAGCCCGAGCCCGAGCCTGAGCCAGAAGCCCCTGTAGAGGAAGAGCCACAGAGCCCTGAAGAAGAGCCACAGACCCCCATGGAAGAGCCACAGAGCCCTGAAGAAGAGCCACAGACCCCCATGGAAGAGCCACAGAGCCCTGAAGAAGAGCCACAGACCCCCATGGAAGAGCCACAGAGCCCTGAAGAAGAGCCACAGATCCCCATGGAAGAGCCACAGAGCCCTGAAGAAGAGCCACAGACCCCCATAGAGGAGCCCCAAGCCCCTGAAGAAAAGCCACAGACCACTGTAGAAGAGCCATCAGCCCCTGTAGAAGAGCCGCCGGCATCTGTAGAGGAAGAACCTGAGGATCCCTTCGTGGAAGAAGAACCCGAGGATTccctatatgatgatgatgatgattactattatgatgatgatgaagatt atAAAACCATCTCAGAAGAACCCAACTTCAAGTGGACATTGACAATGTCCTAA